A DNA window from Xanthomonas campestris pv. campestris str. ATCC 33913 contains the following coding sequences:
- a CDS encoding DUF3772 domain-containing protein, with the protein MRRLLLLVALWMVCVGAAVAQDEDTLQENAQAQLDSMQKVLKQAEAGLDKSDKDQLGKLTDEVTGAQRQAQDLVRTLDPPLKELNVRLEALGVKQAGEPKDLTKQRDSLAKERDGLDAESKRAMLLVSDAKDLADRLERERVQRFSVQLSTRVASPLSPAFWNQIAQQWPDDRARLQALSARTVQMVQAGTAANGVGGLITGVLIALLLALPLRIFLRHLGRRYAASRAPGGRLRRSGLALWFLLIGTLTLGVAAFVLVESIRSLGQVAEDLDQLLTGFVAVSLVAAFVGSLSASLLMKHQPSWRLFPLDDATVDRLRVHCLATAAVIWCSGMGSKINEAAGSSPALNTATDAVAALLYAGLILSALAGLSLSLRAHAANAGVVDPDSDAPPPVVSRGGGFIVLIRLLGHLAVIFALIAALFGYLNLALFVERQIIWITLVCSLLGLLVVFADDLMTWLFKPDGRFSRALAHALSIGSGRLVQLGLLISAAARVVLVLLGIALLLTPYGANLSVVADWAENITHGINIGKELVITPGDVFRALCVFLLGMGVVHVVQQWLLNTYLPKTELDAGARNSISTVARYLGWLIVVVWGLTALGLDLKRLALVLSALSVGIGFGLQAITQNFVSGLILLAERPVKIGDWVRIGDQEGDVRKISVRATEIQVGDRSTLIVPNSELITKSVRNMTLSNPLGRVQLQFSVPLETDVAKVRDMLLELFAEHTKVLAEPAPEVFIDSLAGGHVNFNSFAYVRSPRDSYGVRSELFFALLQRMDTAGIALQSPQEIRFSRAGAAVARDAGDATPASEG; encoded by the coding sequence GTGCGGCGCCTGCTGTTGCTGGTGGCGCTGTGGATGGTTTGCGTGGGTGCTGCGGTGGCGCAGGACGAGGACACGCTGCAGGAAAATGCGCAGGCCCAACTCGACAGCATGCAGAAGGTTCTCAAGCAGGCCGAAGCGGGGCTGGACAAGTCCGATAAGGATCAGCTCGGCAAGCTGACCGATGAGGTCACCGGCGCGCAGCGGCAGGCGCAGGATCTAGTGCGCACGTTGGATCCGCCGCTGAAGGAACTCAACGTGCGGCTGGAGGCGCTTGGCGTCAAGCAAGCAGGCGAGCCAAAAGACCTGACCAAGCAACGTGACTCGCTGGCCAAAGAACGAGATGGGCTGGATGCCGAATCCAAGCGCGCCATGCTGTTGGTCTCCGATGCCAAGGACCTGGCCGATCGGCTCGAGCGCGAACGCGTGCAACGCTTCAGCGTGCAGCTCTCGACGCGCGTGGCCTCGCCGTTGTCGCCGGCATTCTGGAACCAGATTGCGCAGCAGTGGCCTGACGATCGCGCGCGCCTGCAGGCCTTGTCGGCCAGGACGGTGCAGATGGTGCAGGCCGGAACCGCCGCCAATGGCGTCGGCGGGCTGATCACCGGTGTGCTGATCGCGCTGTTGCTGGCCCTGCCGCTGCGCATCTTTCTGCGCCATCTGGGCCGGCGGTATGCCGCCTCGCGCGCGCCGGGCGGGCGCTTGCGACGCTCGGGGCTGGCATTGTGGTTTCTGCTGATCGGCACGCTGACGCTTGGAGTCGCGGCGTTTGTCCTGGTCGAAAGTATCCGCTCGCTCGGCCAAGTGGCGGAGGATCTGGACCAGCTGCTGACCGGGTTTGTCGCGGTCAGTCTGGTGGCCGCCTTCGTGGGCTCGCTCAGTGCCAGCCTGCTGATGAAGCATCAACCCAGCTGGCGGTTGTTCCCGCTGGATGACGCCACCGTCGATCGGCTGCGCGTGCATTGCCTGGCCACCGCAGCGGTGATCTGGTGCAGCGGCATGGGGTCCAAGATCAACGAGGCGGCGGGCAGCAGCCCGGCGTTGAATACAGCCACCGATGCGGTGGCGGCATTGCTGTATGCGGGGTTGATTCTGTCGGCGCTGGCGGGTCTGAGTCTGTCGTTGCGCGCGCACGCGGCCAATGCAGGCGTGGTCGATCCCGACAGCGACGCGCCACCACCGGTGGTCTCGCGCGGCGGCGGCTTCATCGTGCTGATCCGCCTGCTGGGACATCTGGCGGTGATCTTTGCGCTGATCGCCGCCTTGTTCGGCTATCTCAATCTGGCCTTGTTCGTGGAGCGGCAGATCATCTGGATCACCCTGGTCTGCAGCCTGCTCGGCTTGCTGGTGGTGTTCGCCGACGATCTGATGACCTGGCTGTTCAAACCCGATGGCCGTTTCAGCCGCGCGCTCGCGCACGCGCTCAGCATCGGCAGCGGGCGCCTGGTGCAGCTGGGATTGCTGATCTCGGCGGCGGCCCGCGTGGTGCTGGTGCTGTTGGGCATCGCGTTGCTGCTGACGCCGTATGGCGCAAATCTCAGCGTGGTGGCCGACTGGGCGGAGAACATCACCCACGGCATCAACATCGGCAAAGAGCTGGTGATCACCCCCGGCGATGTGTTCCGGGCGCTGTGCGTGTTCCTGCTGGGCATGGGGGTGGTGCATGTGGTGCAGCAGTGGTTGCTCAACACCTATCTGCCCAAGACCGAACTCGATGCCGGCGCACGTAACTCCATCAGCACGGTGGCGCGCTATCTGGGCTGGTTGATCGTGGTGGTGTGGGGCCTGACTGCGCTGGGCCTGGATCTGAAACGGTTGGCGCTGGTGCTGAGCGCGTTGTCGGTGGGCATCGGGTTTGGCTTGCAGGCGATCACGCAGAACTTTGTGTCGGGCCTGATCCTGCTGGCCGAGCGGCCGGTGAAGATTGGCGATTGGGTGCGCATTGGCGACCAGGAAGGCGATGTGCGCAAGATCAGCGTGCGCGCCACCGAGATCCAGGTCGGCGACCGCTCCACACTGATCGTGCCCAACTCGGAATTGATCACCAAGAGCGTGCGCAACATGACCTTGTCCAATCCGTTGGGCCGGGTGCAATTGCAGTTCTCGGTGCCGCTGGAAACCGATGTGGCCAAGGTGCGCGACATGCTGCTGGAGTTGTTTGCCGAGCACACCAAGGTGCTGGCCGAGCCGGCGCCAGAGGTGTTCATCGACTCGCTGGCAGGCGGCCACGTCAACTTCAATTCGTTTGCCTATGTGCGCAGCCCGCGCGATTCGTACGGCGTGCGTAGCGAACTGTTCTTTGCGTTGCTGCAGCGTATGGACACTGCCGGTATTGCGCTGCAATCGCCGCAGGAAATCCGCTTCAGCCGTGCGGGTGCGGCGGTGGCGCGCGATGCGGGCGATGCCACGCCTGCTTCGGAAGGCTGA
- a CDS encoding DUF808 domain-containing protein: MAGASLFTLLDDIATLLDDVSILTKVAAKKTAGVLGDDLALNAQQVTGVTADRELPVVWAVAKGSLVNKVILVPAALAISALEAWLRGRGYNVPLVMPLMMIGGAYLCFEGVEKLAHKFLHSEEEDAQRHAERTRVLADEAVDVVALEKDKVKGAIRTDFILSAEIIVLSLGVVAGVSFGQQVAVLVAIALAMTIGVYGLVAGIVKLDDLGLYLSKKGAALAALGRGILVAAPWLMKFLSVAGTLAMFLVGGGILVHNIPTLHHLVVDLAKASGSLGWLVEALGNMLVGVVAGAVVLAAVTGFQKLRGNRPRTDSVQSLRRQAKSRTG; the protein is encoded by the coding sequence ATGGCCGGTGCCAGCCTGTTTACCCTGCTCGACGACATCGCCACGCTGCTGGACGACGTGTCCATCCTCACCAAGGTGGCGGCCAAGAAGACGGCCGGCGTGCTGGGCGACGATCTGGCGCTCAACGCGCAGCAGGTCACCGGCGTCACCGCCGACCGAGAGCTGCCGGTGGTGTGGGCGGTGGCCAAGGGCTCGCTGGTGAACAAGGTGATCCTGGTGCCGGCGGCGCTGGCGATCAGCGCCCTGGAGGCCTGGCTGCGCGGGCGCGGCTACAACGTGCCGCTGGTGATGCCGTTGATGATGATCGGCGGCGCGTACCTGTGTTTCGAAGGCGTGGAGAAGCTGGCGCACAAGTTCCTGCATAGCGAAGAAGAAGATGCGCAGCGGCATGCCGAGCGCACCCGGGTGCTGGCCGACGAGGCGGTGGACGTGGTGGCGCTGGAAAAGGACAAGGTCAAGGGCGCGATCCGCACCGACTTCATCCTGTCGGCCGAAATCATCGTGCTGTCGCTGGGAGTGGTGGCGGGCGTGTCGTTCGGCCAGCAGGTGGCCGTGCTGGTGGCGATTGCGCTGGCCATGACCATCGGCGTCTACGGCCTGGTGGCCGGCATCGTGAAGCTCGACGACCTGGGCCTGTATCTGAGCAAGAAAGGCGCTGCGCTGGCGGCCTTGGGCCGCGGCATCCTGGTGGCGGCCCCGTGGCTGATGAAGTTCCTGTCGGTGGCTGGCACGCTGGCGATGTTCCTGGTCGGCGGCGGCATCCTGGTGCACAACATCCCGACCCTGCACCACCTGGTGGTGGACCTGGCAAAGGCCTCCGGCAGCCTGGGCTGGCTGGTGGAGGCACTGGGCAACATGCTGGTGGGCGTGGTGGCCGGTGCGGTGGTGCTGGCGGCGGTGACCGGGTTTCAGAAGCTGCGCGGGAACAGGCCGCGCACTGATTCTGTGCAGTCGCTTCGGCGACAAGCGAAATCGCGTACAGGCTAA
- a CDS encoding ABC1 kinase family protein produces the protein MALSPNDPHRTPAQATHPADNAVVGGMSRRTQILRLLLRYRGSGVFAGMSLDPAAVNEYEVPAEGTPDQFVADLEALGPTFVKLGQMLSTRPDIVPPEFATALERMQENTSSVPVERIRQIIEEELGVAVNKAFSHFDPVPLGCASLAQVHRAALRDGTPVAIKVQKPEVAAQVRSDLDVLKSFANAADRLTGIGRRVRFADWLGEFGKTLRAELNYEAEAETLVRFGEHLKPFPLLWVPQPVWDLSSRKVLTMQLAEGVRVDKISGLRRTEQPMDELAAALVKGYLDQMFVHGEIHADPHPGNLRVMPDGRLAIFDLGMVAHVPPRLRERLLKLLFAAVDGRGEEVAEETIALSTRLEDYDEERYLRETGQMIARYAAHDATSEGRVVLDLVRIATATGLRTPPELSLLGKTLLNLEGVCRALSPALDTRRIVERHLQHVMRARLKKSMSAANLASEAMELQHLLREGPRRMSDILSLVAENRMQMRVTGLEESHLMESLQKIANRVAAGIVTAALIMASSQMMRIETGLKLWGYPAIAMVLFLLGVFLGLGIVLSALVFDRRVRAREERGHR, from the coding sequence ATGGCCTTGAGCCCCAACGACCCGCACCGCACACCGGCTCAGGCCACGCACCCGGCCGACAACGCCGTGGTCGGCGGCATGAGCCGACGGACGCAGATCCTGCGCCTGTTGCTGCGGTACCGCGGGTCGGGCGTGTTTGCCGGCATGAGCCTGGACCCGGCGGCGGTCAACGAATACGAAGTGCCCGCCGAAGGCACGCCGGACCAGTTCGTTGCCGACCTGGAAGCGCTAGGCCCCACCTTCGTCAAACTCGGCCAGATGCTCTCCACCCGCCCGGACATCGTGCCGCCTGAGTTCGCCACCGCGCTGGAGCGCATGCAGGAGAACACCAGCTCGGTGCCGGTGGAGCGCATCCGCCAGATCATCGAAGAAGAGCTCGGCGTGGCGGTCAACAAGGCGTTCTCGCATTTCGACCCGGTGCCGCTGGGCTGCGCCTCGCTGGCGCAGGTGCATCGCGCCGCCCTGCGTGACGGCACGCCGGTGGCGATCAAGGTGCAAAAACCCGAAGTCGCCGCGCAGGTGCGCTCGGACCTGGACGTGCTCAAAAGCTTCGCCAACGCCGCCGACCGCCTCACCGGCATCGGCCGCCGCGTGCGCTTTGCCGACTGGCTGGGCGAGTTCGGCAAGACCCTGCGCGCCGAACTCAACTACGAGGCCGAGGCCGAGACCCTGGTGCGTTTTGGCGAACACCTCAAGCCGTTCCCCTTGCTATGGGTGCCGCAGCCGGTGTGGGACCTCAGCAGCCGCAAGGTGCTGACCATGCAGCTGGCCGAAGGCGTGCGCGTGGACAAGATCTCCGGCCTGCGCCGCACCGAGCAGCCGATGGACGAGTTGGCCGCGGCCCTGGTCAAGGGCTACCTGGACCAGATGTTCGTGCATGGCGAAATCCATGCCGACCCGCACCCGGGCAACCTGCGGGTGATGCCCGACGGCCGCCTGGCCATCTTCGACCTGGGCATGGTGGCGCACGTGCCACCGCGCCTGCGCGAGCGCCTGCTCAAATTGCTGTTTGCCGCCGTGGACGGCCGTGGCGAAGAAGTCGCCGAGGAAACCATCGCGCTCAGCACGCGCCTGGAGGACTACGACGAGGAGCGCTACCTGCGCGAAACCGGGCAGATGATTGCCCGCTACGCCGCACACGACGCCACCTCCGAGGGCCGCGTGGTGCTGGACCTGGTGCGCATTGCCACCGCCACCGGCCTGCGCACCCCGCCGGAGCTGAGCCTGCTCGGCAAGACCTTGCTGAACCTGGAAGGCGTGTGCCGCGCGCTGTCGCCGGCATTGGACACCCGCCGCATCGTCGAACGCCACCTGCAGCACGTGATGCGCGCACGCCTGAAGAAGTCGATGTCGGCGGCCAACCTGGCCAGCGAAGCCATGGAATTGCAGCACCTGCTGCGCGAAGGCCCGCGCCGCATGTCCGACATCCTCTCGCTGGTGGCCGAAAACCGCATGCAGATGCGTGTGACCGGGCTGGAAGAGTCGCACCTGATGGAAAGCCTGCAGAAGATCGCCAACCGCGTCGCCGCCGGCATCGTCACCGCCGCGCTGATCATGGCGTCCTCGCAGATGATGCGGATCGAGACCGGTCTCAAGCTCTGGGGCTACCCCGCGATTGCGATGGTGCTGTTTCTGCTCGGCGTGTTCCTGGGCCTGGGTATCGTGCTCAGTGCGCTGGTCTTCGACCGCCGCGTGCGCGCACGTGAGGAACGTGGGCACCGGTAA
- a CDS encoding phosphoglycerol transferase I produces MHWILALSLLLLLLLLVASPRLAWLKAGLLSLLLLLLSAWGLVDRLSGDGVNAATLYHLRADMDGAGVSDFSGYIAVFIGMVLLSLSPLVLLRVRRFRRPRGGGAVFGAFVVMLLVSVAVSPLYRDGKRLYYQLRPVDYATVVPEYQVPQQPLQKRKNIVWIYGESLERTYFDEATFPGLMPNLHQLATEAVDVRNLTSTEGSGWTIAGMVASMCGVPLTTAPGDENSMGRMGLFLPEARCLGDYLKDQGYRNHYVGGADASFAGKGSFLASHGFDVVHDVNYFHDKGVAPKHFSAWGVHDDVLLDDAWDSFQTLSRAGQPFMLTTLTMDTHHPAGHLPLACKNQRYESPLGDIGLLHAIKCSDRLIGRLVTRIRNSRYGRNTIIVIASDHLAMPNDLSDVLAKQKRENLLLFLGKDIPPQQVVTRAGSTLDSGATLLQLLEPGMRTLGFGRSLLANDAPPSASVAASRDSGKNYPRYLAYARTLWTGRSTRMLRVNGNGDVVVGVQQVRPPVLLEYDDNTNLKTVYLENTSRQFDRTHSDGTLAYVDRCTAFEDGSADGDWCALVVDRNQHMKLYRDPDLTRGIAVDAPLDVTPQAPRPRVRQPIMLTQAARKTEAGRYMLELYAKRRPTRAFWVEAVSSERKVVLAQQWVVPDASGRIRMPVGLEHAVEDLEIRAWLDYTEEVSVDDLALVKDTAVADRS; encoded by the coding sequence ATGCATTGGATTTTGGCGCTGTCGTTGTTGCTGTTGCTCTTGTTGCTGGTGGCGTCGCCGCGTCTGGCGTGGCTGAAAGCCGGGCTGCTGTCGTTATTGTTGCTGTTGCTCAGCGCGTGGGGCCTGGTCGATCGGCTCAGTGGCGACGGCGTCAATGCCGCAACGCTCTACCACCTGCGCGCGGACATGGACGGCGCCGGCGTCAGCGATTTTTCCGGCTACATCGCCGTGTTTATCGGCATGGTGCTGCTCTCGCTCAGCCCGCTGGTGCTGTTGCGGGTGCGCCGTTTCCGGCGCCCGCGTGGCGGCGGTGCGGTGTTCGGTGCGTTCGTGGTGATGCTGTTGGTGAGCGTGGCGGTCAGCCCGCTGTATCGCGATGGCAAGCGGCTGTACTACCAGTTGCGCCCGGTCGATTACGCCACCGTGGTGCCGGAATACCAGGTGCCGCAGCAGCCGCTGCAAAAGCGCAAGAACATCGTCTGGATCTATGGCGAAAGCCTGGAGCGCACCTACTTCGACGAAGCGACGTTTCCCGGCTTGATGCCCAATCTGCACCAGCTCGCCACCGAAGCAGTGGACGTGCGCAACCTCACCTCCACCGAAGGCAGCGGCTGGACCATTGCCGGCATGGTCGCTTCGATGTGCGGCGTGCCGCTAACCACTGCCCCAGGCGATGAGAACAGCATGGGGCGCATGGGCCTGTTCCTGCCCGAGGCGCGTTGCCTGGGCGACTATCTCAAGGACCAGGGCTACCGCAATCACTACGTGGGCGGCGCCGATGCCAGCTTCGCCGGCAAGGGCAGCTTTCTGGCCAGCCACGGCTTCGACGTGGTGCACGACGTGAATTACTTCCACGACAAGGGGGTAGCGCCGAAGCATTTCTCCGCATGGGGCGTGCACGACGATGTCTTGCTCGATGATGCCTGGGATAGCTTCCAGACGCTCTCGCGCGCCGGCCAGCCGTTCATGCTCACCACCTTGACCATGGACACCCATCATCCTGCCGGCCACCTGCCGCTGGCGTGCAAGAACCAGCGTTATGAGAGCCCGCTGGGTGACATCGGGCTGCTGCATGCCATCAAGTGCAGCGACCGGCTGATTGGTCGGCTGGTCACGCGCATCCGCAACAGCCGCTACGGCCGCAACACCATCATCGTGATCGCCTCCGATCACCTGGCCATGCCCAACGATCTCAGCGACGTGCTGGCCAAGCAAAAACGCGAAAACCTGTTGCTGTTCCTCGGCAAGGACATTCCGCCGCAACAGGTGGTCACGCGCGCCGGCAGCACCCTGGATTCGGGCGCCACGCTGCTGCAATTGCTGGAACCGGGCATGCGCACGCTGGGCTTCGGCCGCTCGCTGCTGGCCAATGACGCCCCGCCAAGTGCAAGCGTTGCCGCCAGTCGTGACAGCGGCAAAAACTATCCGCGCTATCTGGCCTATGCACGCACGTTATGGACCGGGCGCAGCACGCGCATGTTGCGTGTCAACGGCAATGGCGATGTGGTGGTGGGCGTGCAGCAGGTGCGCCCGCCGGTGCTACTGGAATACGACGACAACACCAACCTCAAGACGGTGTATCTGGAAAACACCTCGCGCCAGTTCGACCGCACCCACAGCGACGGCACGCTGGCCTATGTGGACCGTTGCACCGCCTTCGAAGACGGCTCGGCCGATGGCGACTGGTGTGCGCTGGTGGTGGATCGCAATCAGCACATGAAGCTGTACCGCGACCCCGACCTCACCCGCGGCATCGCCGTGGATGCGCCGCTGGATGTCACCCCGCAAGCGCCGCGCCCGCGCGTGCGTCAGCCGATCATGCTCACCCAGGCCGCGCGCAAGACCGAGGCCGGGCGCTACATGCTCGAGCTTTACGCCAAACGCCGCCCAACCCGCGCGTTCTGGGTCGAAGCCGTGTCGTCCGAACGCAAGGTGGTGCTGGCCCAGCAATGGGTGGTGCCCGACGCCTCCGGCCGCATCCGCATGCCGGTCGGCCTGGAGCATGCAGTGGAGGATCTGGAGATCCGCGCCTGGCTGGACTACACCGAAGAGGTGAGCGTGGACGACCTGGCATTGGTCAAGGACACCGCGGTTGCGGATCGCTCCTGA